A window of Rubricoccus marinus contains these coding sequences:
- a CDS encoding CsgE family curli-type amyloid fiber assembly protein, with product MRRLFLVSLALLPAGAVAQSPAVPDSSADDTTARAEWIPYGYSRTYRDIVNETLVLVMRESETAADSLRDPQLGIGKLVVDETLTRTGGYFYDVFFRLWRPPVEASFFSVVISESPLPGQGTLIAIQLDGELIYQARLPIREEEAEEVARQAVIATLRRLPRG from the coding sequence ATGCGACGCCTCTTTCTCGTTTCACTCGCTCTGTTACCGGCGGGCGCCGTCGCCCAGTCGCCAGCGGTGCCGGATTCCAGCGCCGACGACACAACTGCGAGGGCCGAGTGGATCCCGTATGGCTACTCGCGAACGTATCGCGACATCGTCAATGAGACGCTGGTATTGGTCATGCGCGAAAGTGAGACGGCAGCAGACTCGCTACGCGATCCCCAACTCGGGATCGGGAAGCTCGTCGTGGATGAGACCCTCACTCGCACTGGGGGCTACTTCTACGACGTGTTTTTTCGTCTCTGGCGGCCACCCGTAGAAGCGTCGTTTTTCAGCGTCGTGATCTCTGAAAGCCCCTTGCCCGGCCAAGGAACCCTGATTGCGATCCAATTGGACGGAGAGTTGATCTACCAAGCCCGGCTCCCCATTCGGGAGGAGGAAGCGGAAGAGGTTGCGCGTCAGGCCGTGATTGCTACACTTCGGCGCCTGCCACGTGGTTGA
- a CDS encoding Nif3-like dinuclear metal center hexameric protein, with amino-acid sequence MPTVRDIADHLAPHLDRERYHREGDPAGVWIDSGRSVERLVLRLDAGPPPYRWASGADAVLIHRPFGLWPAALPESVGVLAVHRALDDRHSIGVNPTLAEALDLDPNDEPLRRDGNAMGLIGQVRQRRSVADVLEAIRREFGGIEETWGDVASAPAPAVALAGAMTDAMVRDAAARGAAVYLTGQLRKPGREAARQTGTLAVAVGQDRAEAWGLRRLSSLLRERWPHLDIGESDLPSLAPEARA; translated from the coding sequence ATGCCGACCGTCCGAGACATCGCCGATCACCTCGCGCCGCACCTGGACCGTGAGCGCTACCACCGAGAAGGGGACCCAGCGGGCGTGTGGATCGATTCTGGCCGTTCTGTCGAACGTCTCGTTCTACGGCTCGACGCCGGCCCGCCGCCGTACCGGTGGGCCTCTGGCGCAGACGCCGTCTTGATACATCGGCCGTTTGGATTGTGGCCTGCCGCGCTTCCCGAAAGCGTAGGCGTCCTCGCCGTGCACCGTGCGCTGGACGACCGGCACTCCATCGGCGTCAACCCAACGCTCGCCGAAGCGCTAGATCTAGACCCGAATGACGAGCCCCTCCGGCGTGATGGCAACGCGATGGGCCTGATCGGGCAGGTCCGCCAGAGGCGGTCTGTGGCCGACGTGTTGGAGGCCATCCGGCGCGAGTTTGGTGGAATCGAGGAGACTTGGGGCGACGTGGCCAGCGCTCCGGCTCCCGCCGTTGCCCTTGCGGGCGCGATGACGGATGCGATGGTGCGCGATGCCGCCGCCAGAGGCGCGGCCGTGTACCTCACCGGCCAGCTCCGCAAGCCGGGTCGCGAGGCGGCGCGTCAGACAGGCACGCTCGCCGTCGCCGTCGGTCAGGACCGTGCTGAGGCATGGGGGCTTCGGCGCCTGAGTTCGCTCTTGCGTGAGCGCTGGCCCCATCTGGACATCGGTGAGTCGGACCTGCCGTCTCTGGCGCCAGAGGCGAGAGCGTAG
- a CDS encoding curli production assembly/transport component CsgF: MRLALFVVALGAFAWGSSASAQQLVYQPTNPAFGGFTTNYSWLLQSAQLQNEEEDDSLNRFTRDPLADFESSLQRQILNQLSRELISDRFGDLDLTRPGTFSLGDFQVEVVPGLDGVSVRVFNILTGDETIVSIPNP, translated from the coding sequence ATGCGCCTTGCACTTTTTGTCGTCGCCCTAGGAGCCTTTGCGTGGGGGAGCTCTGCATCCGCCCAGCAACTCGTCTATCAGCCCACAAACCCGGCGTTCGGCGGGTTCACGACGAACTACAGCTGGCTTTTGCAGTCGGCACAGCTCCAAAACGAGGAGGAAGATGATTCCCTCAATCGGTTCACGCGGGACCCGCTGGCAGACTTCGAGTCCTCGCTTCAGCGTCAAATCCTGAACCAGCTCTCCCGAGAGCTTATCTCGGACCGGTTCGGGGACCTCGATCTCACGCGCCCTGGCACCTTCTCGCTGGGAGACTTTCAAGTCGAGGTCGTTCCGGGACTAGATGGCGTGTCTGTACGCGTGTTCAACATCCTGACAGGAGACGAGACAATCGTTTCGATTCCCAATCCGTAA
- a CDS encoding alkaline phosphatase D family protein: protein MLHRALLLLLVASGASGSAFAQADPNGILRSGPMLADVTHRGATVWVQTEAPALVEVTTASGARGQARTAHDGTASVALFGMEPGETTTYTVRVDGEEVVTAYPLEITTQELWQWRTDPPTFTLALGSCYYDNDTPYDRPDRAYADTLAFTRPYGGPTTIFRSIQRQRPNAMLWLGDNVYLREVDWWSPEGIDYRYAKSREAADLQPLLASTAHYATWDDHDFGPNDSDRSYIHKEAALETFKRFWPNPTYGASGVPGVFTQFEWGDAEVFLLDDRYHRAPNSAPANEREYLGAEQLRWLLDALTASRATFKIIANGGQILNPVQIFETYAAIAPVERAYFLEELRQRQIDGVVFLSGDRHHTELIRVERNGTYPLYDFTSSPLTAGASTYATREDSPEFENPVRVPGTLVAGVYNFGTLTFSGPRETRTLTMKTFDAAGDLLWEHAVNATDLRTPR, encoded by the coding sequence ATGTTGCACCGCGCTCTCCTCCTCCTGCTCGTCGCCTCTGGCGCCAGCGGCTCCGCTTTTGCTCAGGCCGATCCCAACGGGATCCTCCGCTCTGGACCCATGCTCGCCGACGTGACCCACCGCGGCGCCACCGTCTGGGTGCAGACCGAGGCGCCCGCACTCGTCGAAGTCACCACGGCCTCTGGCGCCAGAGGCCAGGCGCGGACCGCGCACGATGGCACGGCGAGCGTCGCGCTGTTCGGCATGGAGCCGGGCGAGACCACGACGTACACCGTCCGCGTGGATGGGGAGGAGGTGGTAACCGCGTACCCGCTGGAGATCACGACGCAGGAGCTGTGGCAGTGGAGGACCGACCCGCCCACGTTTACGCTCGCGCTCGGCTCGTGCTACTACGACAACGACACACCGTACGACCGACCAGATCGGGCCTACGCGGACACGCTCGCGTTTACCCGGCCCTACGGTGGGCCGACGACCATCTTCCGCTCGATCCAGCGCCAGAGGCCGAACGCGATGCTGTGGCTGGGTGACAACGTGTACCTCCGCGAGGTCGACTGGTGGAGCCCCGAGGGCATTGACTACCGCTACGCGAAAAGCCGAGAGGCTGCAGACTTGCAGCCGCTCCTCGCGAGCACCGCGCACTACGCGACGTGGGACGACCACGACTTCGGCCCCAACGACTCCGACCGCTCGTACATCCACAAAGAGGCCGCGTTGGAGACGTTCAAGCGCTTCTGGCCCAACCCGACGTATGGAGCCTCTGGCGTGCCGGGCGTGTTTACTCAGTTCGAGTGGGGGGATGCCGAGGTGTTCCTCTTGGATGACCGCTACCACCGTGCGCCCAACAGCGCGCCCGCAAACGAGCGCGAGTACCTCGGCGCGGAGCAGCTTCGCTGGCTGTTGGACGCTCTCACCGCGAGCCGCGCGACGTTCAAGATCATCGCCAACGGGGGACAGATCCTGAACCCGGTCCAGATCTTCGAGACGTACGCGGCTATCGCGCCGGTGGAGCGCGCGTACTTCCTCGAAGAGCTTCGCCAGAGGCAAATCGACGGCGTCGTGTTTCTCTCGGGCGACCGGCACCACACGGAGCTCATCCGCGTGGAGCGGAACGGGACGTACCCGCTCTATGACTTCACCTCCAGCCCGCTTACGGCCGGCGCCTCCACCTACGCCACGCGCGAGGACTCACCGGAGTTCGAGAACCCGGTCCGCGTGCCCGGCACGCTCGTCGCAGGCGTTTACAACTTCGGGACGCTCACCTTTAGCGGACCCCGTGAGACGCGGACTCTCACCATGAAGACCTTCGACGCCGCTGGCGACCTGCTCTGGGAGCACGCCGTCAACGCCACGGACCTCCGGACGCCTCGGTAG
- a CDS encoding RNA recognition motif domain-containing protein produces MNIYVANLPYSTTDDELREIFEAHGEVSSATVIKDRDTGRSRGFGFVEMSNDDAARTAIENLNDSPMGGRPLTVNEARPRGERPPRRDGGGGGGYGGGGGYGGGGGNRGGGGGYGGGGGNYGGGGGGGYR; encoded by the coding sequence ATGAATATTTACGTAGCCAACCTCCCCTACTCGACCACTGACGACGAGCTCCGGGAGATCTTCGAAGCGCACGGAGAGGTCTCCAGCGCCACAGTTATTAAGGACCGTGACACCGGCCGCTCGCGCGGATTCGGCTTCGTCGAGATGTCCAACGACGACGCGGCTCGCACCGCCATTGAGAACCTGAACGACAGCCCAATGGGCGGCCGCCCGCTGACCGTTAACGAGGCGCGCCCCCGCGGCGAGCGTCCCCCACGTCGTGATGGCGGTGGTGGCGGCGGCTACGGCGGTGGTGGTGGCTACGGCGGCGGTGGCGGCAACCGCGGTGGCGGCGGCGGCTACGGCGGTGGCGGCGGCAACTACGGCGGTGGTGGCGGCGGCGGCTACCGCTAG
- a CDS encoding endonuclease, whose translation MRLFASGAALACACLLLVSGCETRPRVSTAGPGAPPPEAVLYTDVVAGDLLGVLDRDFSPVRTLGYSRARDELYGWEQSTQGVVCGIYTEYCVTLGAGDASQAADARGINAEHVWPQSKGAREEPLRSDLHHLFPSRQTVNSSRGNLPFGEVPDSQTDAWYLADASQSQIPDPPLAPWSERGDGKFEPREDRKGDIARAVFYVVAVYPEQVDRGFFESMEQDLLVWNRQDPPDDREQVRNVWVASLQGTQNPFIIDPTLADRIWNGGVRTGAPVPTPQNPTPEVPRPAASGGVLWINEIHYDNEGDDSGEGVEIAGPDGTSLEGWTLLAVNGSNGTAYHTMPLAGRLVGDGIGTEWIAIPGLQNGSPDGIALVSPRGETVEALTWEGSFTDARGLLFQDIGVSESPRAPLGTSLQRIGQGRSARDFQWASGAASPGWLNERQRASERR comes from the coding sequence ATGAGACTGTTTGCCTCTGGCGCCGCACTGGCGTGCGCATGTTTGCTGCTCGTGAGCGGGTGCGAGACGCGGCCGCGCGTTTCCACCGCTGGTCCCGGCGCGCCTCCGCCAGAGGCCGTGCTGTATACCGACGTGGTTGCGGGCGATCTGCTGGGGGTTCTAGACCGGGACTTCTCGCCCGTTCGGACGCTTGGCTACAGCCGCGCGAGAGACGAACTCTACGGGTGGGAGCAGTCCACGCAGGGCGTGGTGTGCGGGATCTACACCGAGTACTGCGTCACGCTGGGCGCGGGCGACGCGTCCCAGGCTGCCGACGCCAGAGGCATCAACGCCGAGCACGTGTGGCCGCAGTCGAAGGGCGCGCGAGAAGAGCCGCTCCGTTCTGACCTCCACCACCTGTTCCCATCGCGCCAGACCGTCAACTCCTCGCGCGGCAACCTCCCCTTCGGCGAAGTCCCCGACTCCCAGACCGATGCCTGGTACCTAGCGGACGCGAGCCAGTCGCAAATTCCAGATCCGCCTCTGGCGCCGTGGAGCGAGCGCGGGGACGGGAAGTTTGAGCCGCGGGAAGACCGAAAGGGAGACATCGCGCGCGCCGTGTTCTACGTGGTCGCGGTGTATCCCGAGCAGGTAGATCGTGGCTTTTTCGAGTCCATGGAGCAGGACCTTCTGGTCTGGAACCGGCAGGATCCGCCAGACGACCGCGAGCAGGTTCGCAATGTGTGGGTTGCCAGCCTTCAGGGCACGCAGAACCCCTTCATTATCGACCCCACGCTCGCAGACAGGATCTGGAACGGAGGCGTCAGAACAGGAGCGCCTGTTCCTACACCTCAGAACCCGACGCCAGAGGTCCCACGCCCGGCTGCCTCTGGCGGGGTGCTGTGGATCAACGAGATCCACTACGACAACGAAGGCGACGACTCCGGGGAGGGCGTTGAGATCGCTGGACCGGACGGTACGAGTCTGGAAGGCTGGACTCTGCTTGCGGTGAACGGCAGCAACGGTACGGCTTACCACACGATGCCTCTGGCGGGCCGCTTGGTCGGGGACGGGATCGGGACGGAGTGGATCGCGATTCCGGGACTACAAAACGGCAGTCCCGATGGGATCGCGCTCGTCTCGCCTCGTGGGGAAACGGTCGAGGCGCTTACCTGGGAAGGATCGTTCACCGACGCCAGAGGCCTTCTATTCCAGGACATCGGCGTGAGCGAGAGTCCTCGCGCTCCACTGGGCACATCGCTACAGCGAATTGGCCAGGGACGGTCAGCCCGCGACTTCCAGTGGGCCTCTGGCGCGGCCTCCCCCGGCTGGCTCAACGAACGGCAGCGCGCCTCCGAAAGGCGCTGA
- a CDS encoding SxtJ family membrane protein, which yields MPAPRPSRRSGPSPLAMVAAEVRELDVSVPALRKFGLVVGGVFAGIALISAWRNGWELTTLAQILGGLGCALIALGAALPVVLRPVYKVWMGLAFAMGFVMTRVILTLAFVLVILPIGLILRALGKDPLTKHPDPAEDSYWILRDAPAPSTPERLERYF from the coding sequence ATGCCCGCACCTCGCCCATCCCGACGCTCCGGCCCGTCGCCTCTGGCGATGGTGGCAGCCGAGGTGCGCGAGCTCGACGTGTCGGTCCCGGCGTTGCGGAAGTTTGGGCTCGTCGTCGGCGGCGTGTTCGCAGGCATCGCGCTGATCTCGGCGTGGCGAAACGGATGGGAGCTGACCACGCTCGCGCAGATCCTAGGCGGCCTCGGGTGCGCACTCATCGCGCTAGGAGCGGCCCTACCGGTGGTGTTGCGGCCGGTCTACAAGGTTTGGATGGGCCTCGCTTTCGCGATGGGCTTTGTCATGACGCGCGTGATCCTGACACTCGCATTCGTGCTCGTCATCTTGCCCATCGGCCTGATCCTTCGCGCGCTGGGCAAAGACCCTCTGACGAAGCATCCAGATCCAGCCGAGGACTCGTACTGGATCCTTCGCGACGCCCCGGCACCGTCCACGCCTGAGCGGCTCGAACGCTACTTCTAG
- a CDS encoding DUF2391 domain-containing protein: MEPESHPQPSVQPSPPVVVGWVLAGGLSDAQRRSVSLARKLVRDELRRALPDFDWRLPSIRRRDVVPGARAEPVDLLDVGAAERDLGGWDFALVVTAADLRARFRPFALGTPSQALGVAVLSVARLDPVLRDALPDPERLADRIATLALHELGHLNGLGHRDAPEDLMHDIRASSDLDGMRRYSPAEVEELSEEIADVADPRMEERADAHRISNVVFTVRSLWRERADVIDAVRQIRPWRFPFQFAKLTTAAVSTLVVLVMTAEAWDLGARQPAWLVAALSLAILFVASVYLVRRQRLLVHRRSRRRSEQRVVSEASVLLAVAIGMATTYALMFVGTLGLAALLFDRAILEGWAATLGETIALHHVVVFAGFVASIGLAVGALGASFEEQTYFRHVALVDEET, encoded by the coding sequence GTGGAACCCGAATCCCATCCGCAGCCCTCGGTTCAACCGTCGCCGCCCGTCGTTGTCGGGTGGGTGCTGGCGGGCGGGTTGAGCGACGCACAGAGGCGGTCGGTATCGCTCGCGAGGAAGTTGGTCCGCGACGAACTGAGGCGGGCACTGCCGGATTTCGACTGGCGCCTGCCGTCGATCCGCCGCCGGGACGTGGTGCCTGGGGCGCGGGCCGAACCGGTAGATCTCTTGGACGTGGGCGCTGCGGAGCGCGACCTCGGTGGGTGGGACTTCGCGCTTGTCGTAACGGCGGCGGACCTCCGCGCGCGGTTCAGGCCGTTCGCCCTGGGCACGCCCTCGCAGGCGCTGGGCGTGGCCGTTCTCTCCGTCGCGCGTCTGGATCCGGTCCTGCGCGATGCCCTGCCCGACCCAGAGCGTCTCGCTGACCGCATCGCGACCCTCGCGCTCCACGAACTTGGGCACCTCAACGGCCTGGGTCACCGCGACGCGCCAGAGGACCTGATGCACGATATCCGGGCCTCGTCGGATCTGGACGGGATGCGGCGCTACTCGCCTGCCGAGGTTGAGGAACTGAGCGAGGAGATCGCCGACGTGGCGGACCCCCGCATGGAAGAACGTGCCGACGCGCATCGCATCAGCAACGTCGTGTTCACCGTGCGCAGCCTCTGGCGGGAACGCGCCGACGTGATTGATGCCGTGCGGCAGATCCGCCCCTGGCGCTTCCCGTTCCAGTTCGCGAAACTGACGACGGCCGCTGTCTCCACGCTCGTCGTCCTCGTGATGACCGCCGAGGCGTGGGATCTAGGCGCTCGGCAACCGGCGTGGCTCGTCGCCGCCCTATCCCTCGCGATCCTGTTCGTCGCAAGCGTGTACCTCGTGAGGCGCCAGAGGCTTCTGGTTCACCGCCGCAGCCGCCGGCGCAGTGAGCAGCGCGTGGTCTCGGAAGCGTCGGTCCTGCTAGCCGTCGCTATCGGCATGGCGACGACGTACGCGCTGATGTTCGTCGGCACGCTCGGCCTCGCCGCGCTTCTGTTCGACCGCGCGATTTTGGAGGGCTGGGCCGCCACGCTCGGCGAAACCATCGCGCTACACCACGTCGTCGTGTTCGCTGGGTTTGTCGCCTCCATCGGTCTCGCCGTCGGAGCGCTTGGCGCGTCCTTCGAGGAGCAGACCTACTTCCGCCACGTCGCGCTCGTCGACGAAGAGACATGA
- a CDS encoding SixA phosphatase family protein, producing the protein MRALLSSFAVLIGCTGTPEVPPPTTVYLVRHAEAADDGSRDPALSARGHERARRLAMRIGRADAVYATPYRRTRQTAAPLAKASGVEVVVVPIGDGGVPGYVDDVVARVQVLPRGSVAVVVGHSNTTPQVAGAFSGEALAPLDHDQYDQLFVVSLDAADHAILVTTAY; encoded by the coding sequence ATGCGTGCGCTCCTCTCCTCGTTCGCCGTCTTGATCGGATGCACCGGGACGCCCGAGGTACCTCCCCCGACGACCGTCTACCTGGTACGCCACGCGGAAGCTGCAGACGATGGCTCGCGTGATCCCGCACTGAGCGCCAGAGGCCATGAGCGCGCCAGGAGATTGGCCATGCGGATCGGCCGAGCCGACGCGGTCTACGCGACGCCGTACCGCCGGACGCGACAAACCGCCGCACCTCTGGCGAAAGCTTCAGGCGTAGAAGTAGTCGTGGTGCCGATAGGCGACGGAGGCGTGCCCGGATACGTGGACGATGTGGTCGCTAGAGTCCAGGTGCTCCCCCGTGGCAGCGTGGCGGTCGTTGTCGGCCATAGCAACACGACGCCGCAAGTCGCAGGGGCCTTCTCAGGAGAAGCCCTTGCGCCCCTTGACCACGACCAGTACGACCAGTTGTTCGTGGTAAGCCTCGACGCAGCAGATCACGCAATCCTGGTCACCACGGCCTATTAG
- a CDS encoding carbamoyltransferase family protein: protein MTVLGISCWYHDSAAAIVRDGEIVAAAQEERFTRRKHDAGFPTHAVAYCLSKAGIRAEDLDAVAFYDKPLLKFERLLETYLSYAPRGLGSFIKAMPLWLKQKLWIPDLIKRELGLEDRESPMPLIFPEHHESHAASAFFPSPFSRAAFLTTDGVGEWATTSWGTARGNALQIHGEIHFPHSLGLLYSAFTYFCGFRVNSGEYKLMGLAPYGEPRYVDIIREHLIDLREDGSFRLNMDYFTYAAGLTMTGRAMEELLGFPRRQPEAPLAQRDMDLARSIQEVTEEAVVRMAHHVHRETGETKLCLAGGVALNCVANGRLLREGPFDDIWIQPAAGDAGGALGAALMAAHHWGNEPRTAASGDGMQGSYLGPAPEEEDIKTALAGLPIETFATDAEVVARTAELLAEGQTVGWFQGRAEFGPRALGHRSILADARGREVQRKVNLQIKFRESFRPFAPSVLAERADEFFDLGGVKEEKGETPEASGDASPYMLLVGPVRDAKIEGEGLERLTSIDSAVPAVTHVDGSARVQTVTKARNGIYYDLLKAFEARTGCPVLVNTSFNVRGEPIVGSAEDAVRVFRRTHMDALVIGRHVVTKAAMPESEQDAFTPEEIAAEYGLD from the coding sequence ATGACCGTTCTCGGCATCTCCTGCTGGTACCACGACTCCGCCGCCGCCATCGTGCGCGACGGCGAGATCGTCGCGGCTGCACAGGAGGAGCGGTTCACGCGCCGTAAGCACGACGCGGGCTTCCCCACGCACGCTGTCGCGTACTGCCTCAGCAAGGCAGGCATAAGGGCTGAGGACCTGGACGCCGTCGCGTTCTACGACAAGCCGTTGCTCAAATTCGAGCGGCTGCTGGAGACGTACCTCTCGTACGCGCCGCGGGGGTTGGGATCGTTTATCAAAGCGATGCCGCTCTGGCTCAAGCAAAAGCTCTGGATCCCGGACCTGATCAAGAGAGAGCTCGGCTTGGAAGACAGGGAGAGCCCGATGCCCCTCATATTCCCTGAGCACCACGAGAGTCATGCCGCAAGCGCGTTCTTCCCGAGCCCGTTCAGCCGTGCCGCCTTTCTCACGACCGACGGGGTAGGGGAGTGGGCGACAACCTCGTGGGGTACCGCCAGAGGCAACGCGCTTCAGATCCATGGCGAGATCCACTTCCCGCACTCGCTCGGATTGCTCTATTCGGCGTTTACGTACTTCTGCGGGTTCAGGGTTAACTCTGGCGAATACAAATTGATGGGACTCGCTCCGTATGGTGAGCCGCGGTACGTGGACATCATCCGAGAGCACCTGATCGATCTGCGTGAGGACGGCTCGTTCCGGTTGAACATGGACTACTTCACCTACGCAGCGGGCCTCACGATGACCGGCCGCGCAATGGAAGAGTTGCTGGGCTTCCCGCGTCGCCAGCCCGAGGCGCCTCTGGCGCAGCGCGACATGGACCTCGCGCGGAGCATCCAAGAGGTCACGGAGGAGGCGGTGGTGCGGATGGCCCATCACGTCCACCGAGAGACCGGCGAGACGAAGCTGTGCTTGGCCGGCGGCGTCGCGCTCAACTGCGTGGCCAACGGTCGCCTCTTGCGCGAGGGGCCGTTCGACGACATCTGGATCCAGCCCGCTGCGGGCGACGCAGGAGGCGCACTCGGCGCCGCACTCATGGCCGCGCACCACTGGGGCAATGAGCCTCGAACCGCTGCCTCTGGCGACGGGATGCAGGGGAGTTACCTGGGACCGGCGCCAGAGGAGGAGGACATAAAGACGGCTCTGGCAGGCTTGCCTATCGAGACGTTCGCGACCGACGCTGAGGTGGTAGCGCGGACTGCCGAACTCCTGGCGGAAGGACAGACCGTGGGGTGGTTTCAAGGCCGCGCCGAGTTCGGCCCGCGCGCACTGGGCCACCGCAGCATCCTCGCTGACGCCAGAGGCCGGGAGGTGCAGCGGAAGGTGAACCTCCAGATCAAGTTCCGCGAGAGCTTCCGCCCGTTCGCGCCAAGTGTGCTCGCGGAACGCGCCGACGAGTTTTTCGACCTCGGAGGTGTAAAGGAAGAGAAGGGCGAAACGCCCGAGGCCTCTGGCGACGCGTCGCCCTACATGTTGCTCGTCGGTCCGGTGCGGGACGCGAAGATCGAAGGGGAGGGTCTGGAACGGCTCACGAGCATCGACAGCGCCGTTCCGGCGGTCACGCACGTGGACGGAAGTGCCCGCGTACAAACCGTCACGAAAGCCCGCAACGGGATCTACTACGACCTTTTGAAGGCCTTCGAAGCGCGCACCGGCTGCCCGGTGCTGGTCAACACGTCGTTCAACGTCCGGGGAGAGCCCATCGTGGGGAGCGCCGAGGACGCGGTCCGCGTGTTCCGCCGCACGCACATGGACGCGCTGGTCATCGGCAGGCACGTGGTGACCAAGGCGGCGATGCCGGAATCTGAGCAGGACGCGTTCACGCCGGAGGAGATCGCGGCGGAGTACGGCCTGGACTGA